The Nocardia arthritidis genome has a window encoding:
- a CDS encoding esterase/lipase family protein, translating into MFAVLAATMVMAVMSGAGAGPVYAQLPVVYNFFAGVPGELTDPGGSLPGSNDWSCRPSPAHPDPVVLVHGTAGGRQTNWGTYVPLLANEGYCVFALTYGAYPLPWPVSAIGGLRPIEDSAAELSAFVDRVLAATGARKVDIVGHSQGTLMPNYYAKRLGGAAKIDKYISLAPTWQGTNGFGVADIHDFAWRLGAGPAIDALSGVSCAACFQFARGSAFLRDLNSDGVYAPGIAYTNIMTRADEGVVPYTSGYVLAPNATNIVVQDGCPQDYSEHLAIAGSPRAAGFVMNALDPAHPRPVPCQFIPPFTG; encoded by the coding sequence ATGTTTGCTGTACTGGCCGCGACGATGGTGATGGCGGTGATGTCCGGGGCCGGTGCAGGCCCGGTGTACGCGCAATTGCCGGTCGTCTACAACTTCTTCGCAGGCGTCCCCGGCGAGCTGACCGACCCCGGTGGTTCGCTGCCCGGCAGCAACGACTGGAGCTGTCGACCGTCCCCCGCGCATCCGGATCCGGTGGTACTGGTACACGGGACCGCCGGCGGCAGGCAAACCAACTGGGGCACCTACGTCCCCCTGCTCGCGAACGAGGGGTACTGCGTGTTCGCACTGACCTACGGTGCATACCCGCTGCCGTGGCCGGTATCGGCGATCGGCGGTCTGCGGCCGATCGAGGACAGCGCCGCGGAATTGAGCGCTTTCGTGGACCGGGTGCTCGCCGCCACCGGCGCCCGCAAGGTCGACATCGTCGGTCACTCCCAGGGCACGCTGATGCCCAACTATTACGCCAAGCGACTCGGCGGGGCAGCCAAGATCGACAAATACATCTCCCTCGCGCCGACGTGGCAGGGCACCAACGGATTCGGTGTCGCCGACATCCACGACTTCGCGTGGAGGCTGGGCGCCGGACCGGCGATCGACGCACTGAGCGGTGTCTCGTGCGCGGCCTGCTTCCAGTTCGCACGCGGTTCGGCGTTCCTGCGTGACCTCAACAGCGACGGCGTGTATGCCCCCGGTATCGCCTATACCAACATCATGACCCGCGCCGACGAGGGCGTCGTCCCCTATACGTCGGGCTACGTGCTGGCACCGAACGCGACGAACATCGTCGTGCAAGACGGATGCCCCCAGGACTACTCCGAGCACCTGGCGATCGCGGGCAGCCCGCGGGCGGCAGGGTTCGTCATGAACGCGCTCGATCCGGCGCACCCGCGCCCGGTGCCCTGCCAGTTCATCCCACCCTTCACCGGGTGA